aggaaggaatcttacccctggtcagattggtgtaGACTGtgtgggttttgccttcctctgtagtggggggcatgccCTGTTCCTTGGATCCCTTGAGCATTTTTTAACAACCTTtgtagcagcaggatgttggcttcCATGGTCCCCCTGCGGTTAGggtttatctgtggcaggttagggtgttatgttttgtgcttgtgtcagggttgactatagttttactaagaggttaaaCAATAGATTtatataggatgatttggatagggatgattctgcttcaGGCAATGGATTAGACTTGATGACTTctgaagatcccttccagccctacttctctatgattccatgatatATGCTTCCCCCATTCCAGGACTGCTTTGCGGTGGTGACTGGTGGTGTGAAGGAGACCACAGAGCTATTAGAGAACAGATTTGACTACATCTTCTTCACTGGTATGTCCCAAGTGACCCTGCCCCAGCGTTACCCTCTCTTCCACCCCTGAGGAGGGGCACACGCTCCAGCTTCTACTCCCTTGCTtacctattttcttttcttctaagGAGGTAGCAACCAGCATTCCCCACCAGAGCATTGTGTGAGGTCACTGAGTTAGTGCCCAGGTTAGGGAACTTGTGCCCTCAGTGTAGCCTTGAGTACTAGGAGGGGGTGCTCCAGGGGATGTGATCCCAGCTGAGTGGCAAACACCAAGGTGGAATCTTGGAgccaggggttgggagggggctCCTGCAGCTGAATGAGAGGGTCTGTGTTTTTCCTGGGGCAGAGTGAGGGTGCATATGTCTTACCCCAGGCCTGGTTCTTGGGGGTGTGGAATATTAATGACCCTGTTGATCAGTGGGAATCCTTCAACTTCTCTTGGCCCCACTCGTACTAAGAGATACCAAGAACGTGTGCTCCTCACTTTTCTCTCCTATAGGCAACTCCAGCATAGGCAGGATCAttatggcagctgctgccaagcaCCTAACACCAGTGACATTGGAGTTGGGGGGCAAGAACCCCTGCTATGTAGCTGAAGATTGTGACCTGCAGAATGTGGCCAACCGGGTAGCCTGGGGCCGCTTCTTCAATGCAGGACAGACCTGCATTGCGCCTGACTATGTGCTCTGCAGCCAGGAGACACAGGAGAAGTTACTGCCTGCCTTGCGCCGCGCTATCACAGAATTCTATGGTGCTAACCCTCAGGAATCGCCTGACTTTGCCCGCATTGTCAGTGACAAGCAGTTCCAACGCTTGCAGGCCCTGATGAATGGTGGATGTGTGGCTATTGGAGGGCAGACGGATGAGAAGGAGCGGTACATTGGTGAGGGACCCTGTACTGCGGATATGGGTTTTGGGGGAGTACCCAGATCTGTGTGACAGAAGAGGAtgcaggcagtgcagggcacctCCATGTTGAGATCTAGGTAGTTGGGGAGACAAGAGCAGGGAAGCTGCAGTACAAGGGCAGGGCCATGGTGGAGGATAACCCCTGATGATTGTGGTAACTCCTGCCCTTCTGTAGCCCCCACAGTGCTGGTAGACGTGTCGATATCAGCACCTATCATGCAGGAGGAAATCTTTGGGCCCATCCTGCCCATTGTCACTGTGGCGAACGTGGAAGAAGCCATCGACTTCATCAGTGCCCGGGAACGGCCGCTGGCTGTGTATGCCTTCTCATCTAACAAGAAGGTATGTTCCCAGGCCAGGAGAACAGTGCCTGATCTGGGTGAAGTAAAATCTTGCTTAGGAGGCCTGGGGACTagacagagagcagagcagagaaaggcagggccccagggctTTGTGCTTAGGGATCATTTTACCTGCTAACATATGCCTGAGGAGATAGCATTGTGATGACCTCTgctgaggcatgtgtgcacaggaTAAGTGTTTCCCCTTTGTTGCCCACTAGTCAGGTTTTATTGGTTTTgcctcctgctcattctgtgTTAGTCACCTTGCATGGGTTACATACGGGCATAATAGAGGGCActggagcagcagtggtgtgTGGTTTGATGCTGCAATGTGGAGCATGGCTTTTTCATCCCCTTTTTCTACCTCCCTTAGGTATTGAACGAAGTGCTGAAGCGGACAAGTAGTGGTGGCTTTGGAGGCAATGACACCATTATGCATATGACATTGATCACGCTGCCGTTTGGTGGAATTGGTATGTCTGGGTCTCCTACCttgccctcaccagtgctgccTCTCTGTCTTTGTGCTCCCTACCACTGTTCTGGGGTTCAGCCCCTCTACCTTCCCCAACTGAAGTGCTCCAAGGGGCATAAAGGTGTGCGATTCTTCCCCCAAGTGCCAGAATTGCGTTCAGCCTGGAGGATAAATGCTGGGCTGATCCTGGGCAGCCCCTGGGTGGCTAGACTGCTGTTTGTTGAACAGATCATAGCCGAATGGGGTTCAAATCTAATCAGTGTTGGCTATTGCTGCCACAAGTGCTAAAGAACCCCAGTGCACCCCTTGCTGGACCAACTGCCCAGGGACATGAGGCAGGGTGTTGAGTCTGGCCTCTCCTGTGTATGAGACTGTGCCACATGTTTGGCCAGCTGACTGAGAGGATGGTGCCCTATGACTATTGGGATTTCATTGAGAGGCTCAAGAACACACTGATCAGTGTGTCTGAGCCTGATGCAGCCAATCTCTGGCTCTGTGTTAGTTGCTAGTTTCATGAGCCCCGTGCCATGAAACAGGGCCCAGTGAGCTGGCAATAGAAACGTGAGCCATAACACTGAAGAGACCCGCTAGCTCACTGAGTCCAGTGCCATGTTATCAAGGGtatctgctttttcttcttcataAAAAGATTGATCTCCATCTAGGAATTTTTCAGGTTGCTTCCTCTGATGCttttgctgggaggctgctccagaacCACACTGCTCTAATGGTTCAAAACCTTCTCGTAATTTCCGGCTTCAGTTTATTCCTGGCCAATTTATGTATGTTTGTTCTTGTGCCGACATTATCTTTTAGATTCAATAGCTCTTCTCCCTTCCTGGTATCCTCCTCAGTGCATTATTTACAGAGAGCAGCCAGTTTTCTTCTCAGCTTTTCTCCTGCAAGACTAAACAGCTGGGGTTCCTTATTCTCCTCTCATTACTCCCCTGATCATCCTAGTCATCCCTTTATGCATCTGCCGCAGTTTgagttcatctttcttgaaccTGGATGACCAGAATTGTGCTCAGTTTTCCAGTCTTACCAAGGCTGTCTCcatggacactgtcctgtctctACAGGAAAGGTGTCTTCTGCTTCATCCTAGGATCACATTCCATGCTtgcatcatattggtggctcagTTATCCTGTGACCAGCTGGTATCATTGCTTTTCTTCCCCCTCTGTCTTTTCATTGGATGAGATGTAGCAAGTGGTAGAATCTTTTTCAGTTAGTCTTTCAAGTCTGTACACTTAAATTTTATCCTGCTGCTATTCCTCCAGTCTTCAAGTTCATCCAGTTGTTTCTGTATGATACTCTGATCCTCCTCTGTGGTGAAGATGTCTCCTACTTTGATGTTATCTGCACTTTTTATTAGCCCACTTCTGCATTTTGTGTCATATTCATCAATGAGAAGACTGGATAATGACTAAACTTGGTTCCAAGACTGGTCATTAAGGAACTCCACCCACAGAAGCCCTTAGTTTCTCTTCTTGGCACCACCCATTGTCATTTCCTCTGTAGCCAGGCCCTTGCCCATCTTGATTAACTGACAACTGATACTGGTTTCCTCATCTTGACTAATCACTTCCCACCTGGCACCATATCAGATACTCTCTCAGAGTCCAGACAGGTTAAATCAAATGCATTTCTCTTATCTGTAATATGACATCAAATTAATCAAGCATGATCCATCTTTG
This genomic window from Alligator mississippiensis isolate rAllMis1 chromosome 2, rAllMis1, whole genome shotgun sequence contains:
- the LOC102560126 gene encoding aldehyde dehydrogenase family 3 member B1, with translation MNPYAGLMSRLRAAWLAGRTRPMEYRVSQLEALGRFLDEKKKSIMDALAADLRKPCFEVEVSEVILCKNELNHALSNLSSWMKDEHVDRNLVTQLDTAFIRKDPYGVVLIIGPWNYPVQLILVPLIGAIAAGNCVIIKPSEVSSCVEKLIAELLPSYLDKDCFAVVTGGVKETTELLENRFDYIFFTGNSSIGRIIMAAAAKHLTPVTLELGGKNPCYVAEDCDLQNVANRVAWGRFFNAGQTCIAPDYVLCSQETQEKLLPALRRAITEFYGANPQESPDFARIVSDKQFQRLQALMNGGCVAIGGQTDEKERYIAPTVLVDVSISAPIMQEEIFGPILPIVTVANVEEAIDFISARERPLAVYAFSSNKKVLNEVLKRTSSGGFGGNDTIMHMTLITLPFGGIGESGLGMYHGKFSFDTFSHHRTCLLRYTGLEKLNELRYPPYTQRNLALLSSTFEIKRKGSCTLL